The window AGCGACGACTGCTTCGATCTTGGTTCTGACTCAACAGCTCCTTCACTTAACATCCCTAACTTAAGACCAGACGGCCCTTTTGGTATCTTAGAAGCTTTCAACAGAACCAATCAACAAAAGTCTCAAGGTCAGTTTCCTCCTTCATGCCGACCATCAAATTGATATCTCTAATTGTCTTAAAATACTgatctttcatctctctctctctctctctctctctctctctctctcgtgcaGACTGGAACTTCAAGACACGCTCAGAGCTTTCCATGTACATGAGAGGGTCGACCAGTGACCACAAACTTGATCAAGAGGAACCCAAGTTGGAAGACTTCCTTGGTGGTCACTCCTTCACCGACCATGAGCAGAAACTTGCTGGGTGCAATTCCATAACCACCTCAGCCTACGATACCACCAATGGAGACTACATGTTCTCCAACTGCTCTTTACAGCTTCCATCGGCGGCACCGAACAGTGgcagtagtggtggtggtggtggtggtggcggcggcATTAATGTGACTGCAAATGAATCCAGCAGTAACAATAACTACAGCAACAACTCTATTGGGTTATCAATGATAAAGACGTGGCTGAGGAACAAGCCGGCACCGGCCCAGGCACCGCCAGAGAACAAGAACGATGGAAGCAGTAGCTGTGGTGGGTCAGCTGCTACCGCGGTCAATAATGGAACCCTAACGAGTTCTCAGACTCTTTCGTTATCTATGAGTACTGGGTCGCAGTCAAGTTCAGCTTTGCCGCTCCTACCAGCAGCAGACCACGGTGGGAACgttggtagtggtggtggtggtagcgGTAGCGGCGTTGACTGTTCTTCATCAGAGAATAAAGATAAGACAACAACAACTGGTCTTGATAGCCAGACTGGGGCAATAGAGGCGGTGCCAAGGAAGTCCATTGATACATTTGGGCAAAGGACCTCTATCTATAGGGGGGTAACAAGGTTTGTCTGCATTCTTCATGAACAACTCACATTAGGGTTTGATTTTCTTACTCTCTTTTTATGGGtttattttatctctttcatTTTCACCAATGAGAAACTTCATACCATATTATTGATACATGCAAGTGAGGATCAAATCTTCTGTTCCATTTTctgttaattttttaaaaatttggtGATTAATTTGGATTTCATTCTACAGGCACAGATGGACTGGTAGATATGAAGCTCATCTGTGGGACAATAGTTGCAGAAGGGAGGGACAGACCCGTAAGGGAAGGCAAGGTAATATAATATAGTTACTGTCTTTCTAAtatgggtttctctctttctatctttaatatttcttcaaaaCTACTGGTCTTGTATTGatccttttccttattttctggAATTTCTGCTCTCCTGATGTTGGGCTTATTCAAACTCACTTGCAGTCTATTTGGGTAAGCAAAGTTATAGCCACTTTGATACTATTTTGTGTCCTTACACTAGGTTTTGAAAAACTCACTAAAGATTGctgttctctctcttcatttttttttccccctactATTGTACAGGTGGTtatgacaaagaagaaaaagcagCTAAAGCTTATGATTTAGCGGCATTGAAGTACTGGGGTACAACAACCACAACAAACTTCcctgtaagttttttttttttttttttggggggggatgggggagggggagggggtgtgGTGAGGGTGTGAATGAACAATgtattaaaacaaataaaagaaaaacaaaacctcACACCACAAGGGCAAGTTCTCTATGTGATTGTTTTGTTAGTTATTAGTGGATCCATTATTTGAGCTATACATGAATATGCTAAGGGAGAATGTTCCTTTCTCAGATTAGCAATTACGAGAAAGAGCTCGAAGAGATGAAGCACATGACCAGGCAGGAGTATGTTGCATCCCTTAGAAGGTATTTTCGGAATGTTAATGTGTATATGGTGTCTAAAACCTTTTTCTTGAAATAAAAGAATTAGGTAATGAAGATATGCATTAATTTTCAAATACTAAGTATGCTATGCCTAATGAAGTATAACGCTTCACTGTTTACCACATAACAGTTCATgggttagtccatgtgatagaagaCCGTGATACCTAGAAGGACATTAAATATATAACCATACTGTTGTATTATGCAGGAAAAGTAGTGGGTTTTCTAGGGGTGCATCAATCTATCGTGGAGTGACAAGGTATActtgtttcatttttattattctaaTAACTGCAAAATCTTGAAGATGGAATGATATCGATTTTAGCTTCTGTACACTTTTAATCTCTTGATAACCTtataaacaaagaaataattcaATACATCTACAATGCTTAGTtttagtcttcttcttcttctttttttctttttttttgggtgggggggctggggggtggggtgggggtgtggttgtggttgtgggtgggtttcaatattttgatatttactTTGTACACAACTAAAACATGAATGCCTCACTTTACCTTTATTCCTCCCATACAGCAAAGGTTCTGCTACTTGCTATTAACTATGCAAATCCTTTAGTAGTATGGCATGTTACCATTAAGAAAAGCAATAGTACCTTACTATCTGAAAATTCAAACTGTTGATTGATACAATATAGAGAACATTAATTAACTGATAGTGGCAGGGTTTAAGACCtcgcagtagcaggagcctcgtacAATGGGttgctctgttttttttttagcaaggTTCAAGAGTTTGGAATAAGACCTGATATGGTCACCACTGATTCTGATCCAATTCTATCTGGATTATGCCAGAATCAAGTTGATTGGGTACAAAACCCCTAAAATCGGCCACAATTCAGCTTAGTTTCAGCATCCTTACTGTCCTGGATCAGGTGAATTGGGATTGGGTTGGCCAATTTCAATCCGAATCGACAGATTCTTGCATCCAAGTCTGACTCCTCGAACCCTAGATATAAgagtttccttctttttttttttttttttttttttttttgatagatagaTATGTTTActgcaaaaaataaagaactacTATTGATTACATTATTTATCCCTATTAACGAAACAAGTTTTGCTTCTTTCATCATAAATAATAATCTCCAAAATCTATTCATGGCAAAAGAATTTTCGAGTACAGTGTTTATATTATTGGAGTACAAGGAATTCTGGAAGTTAATTCTGTAaagtatttttccttttttcacaTATATATGAAATTACTGAccttcagcaaaaaaaaaataaaaaaaatttgtagacACCATCAACATGGAAGATGGCAAGCGAGGATTGGAAGGGTAGCAGGGAACAAAGATCTGTACTTGGGAACATTCAGTAAGTTACCTCTCACCCTACCTCCACTAGTTCCCTCATATTTCTACTatctcaaattttcttttctttttttttttctttttttttttctcttttttttttttggggggggggggagtgggtgggggtggtggggttGGAGGATTGTTTGGTTTTGGGAAGGAAAGGAgtataaagatttttttttttccactaaatgagcatttttattaaaagaaagaagaaaataaaaacatagaAATACAATAACAAGCTGGAACTACCAGACACACCAACTAGCATTAGTAACTTTTTAATACAAGGAAGTGTTATAATATAATGATCTGTGTTTTCAACTTGATACAATTGTGTAGGCACCCAAGAAGAAGCAGCTGAGGCCTATGATATTGCAGCCATAAAATTTCGAGGTCTTAATGCGGTAACCAACTTTGACATGAGCAGATATGATGTAAATAGCATACTTGAGAGCAGTACTCTGCCTATTGGGGGAGCTGCAAAGCGTTTGAAAGAAGCTGAACAGACTGAAACAAGTGTAGATGGTCGGATGAGTACTGATGATGACAACATGAGTTCTCATCTAACTGATGGGATAAACAATTATCATGGATGGCCTACCATTGCATTCCCACAGGCTCAACCTTTGACTATGTACTCCTCTTATGGTTCCCATCAAAGAGGTTGGTGTAAGCAAGAACAAGATCCAGTACTCAATGCACACAGTTACAATGATCTGCATCATCATCTGCAATTGGGCAATACCCATAACTTCTTCCAACCTTCTGTGATGCACAATCTCATGAGCTTGGATTCGGCATCTTTGGAACATAGTTCGGGTTCTAATTCTGTTTTTTACAGTGGAGGAAGTGGTGGCAGTGGAAGTGGTGGGAGCAATGGCAGTTTTCAAGGTGTTGTGAGTGGAAACAATAGTGGTTATGTAATGCCTATAGGTACTGTGATAGCTGATCAAAGCAACCATAATCAGGTGAGTAGTTTTGTGGATCATGAAGCTAAGCAATTCGGATACGAAAATGTGTTACTGTCTGCAGATCCATTTCAAGGTCGGAATCTGTATTATCTCtcacagcaacagcaacagcaacaatcAGCAGCAATGGTGAAGCCTAATAATGGGTATGATCAAGGCTCCAGTTGCAATAACTGGGTACCTACTGCAGTACAGGCTCTTACACCTAGGTCAAGCAATCTCGCCGTTTGTCCAAGTTTTCTCAGTATGGAATGAAACTTGAAGAGTTACTGAAAAAATGAGGTGAAGGATAGAAAGATATGGAAGACTGGAAGGAGTAGAAGGCAGGGACAAGTGAAAGAGAAGAATGTATAGAGCTTAACTCCTGATTTTGATTTGTTTAACCTCTTCCTTTTACCTTAATTCTTTTTCCTCTCAGGGaactaaagaagaaagagatgggcctttttttttttttttttggtggaagatATTAACTAAAGTATACTATTACTTTAGGATTTAACTGGAGTTAACAGTAATAGCATGTGACAGGTCTCATTCTCACTTGCTATGAGTTTTGAAGACTTCAGACGAATGGATCCTCGGAAAAATTTATCACTCTAGTCTTTGTAAATTCAATAATAGAATTTTGATATAGAGAATGGGAATATTGCTCCACCTGATTCTTCCATTATTAGGATAATTAAATTTAATGTTTCACCATCTTAAACTGCTTACCTGTTTGTGAATTTATGTGAAATGAGGTCCAATGTCTGTTATGAACTATTTCTTAGTGTACTATGCTAACTTATGTGTTGTCTACCTAGTTTGAATGAAAGATAACATTAGGCCtgatgttcccaggttgacactgagagggggggtgaatcagtggtttcaaaaatttccttaaTTGCAACCCAGCAATAacttccaattttcaagttctagattggccggggcaatcccgtaattaccaatcacgcaaacaacgacacgtccacctcacaccacaatgtggctgAGTCTACCAGACAgtgtcccaccactctgcacaacacgcacttcaaatatatgtagaaaaataaatgcgagacaataacaccagatatacgtggttcagctaaagtgcctactccacggaggaatacccatatagggtttcgtatttccccaatactcaactttttaaccgctacaacggtccaggaacttatccctgcttcaatctgagatgcaactcagacaagggcaacaaccccacaccctagacaagccccaacttgctaggttcacaattttaaatcaataaaataaaatcccaacccaatacaccattgatctagagtttctcaacaataaacactctagaatataaaaatagggatttcagatacgggttacctcagcctgtgtaaaccccgttgatgattgcttgcttgacatatagaagaacatgctcaaaccatcaacatctcaaccttttggatctctctctcaaggttgcttctcttcctctctctctttctctttctcggttctgcttcttgtttttcttggctgccttcaatttttttttttacgaatCTGCAgcacagaattttttttaaggaaagcTACAAAACTCCCTCTTATACTCGGTCTCGGCTTATCGGACTCTTTTCTTGATTCCGTAACGTCACACGCAAAGGAAACCTGTTATATCAAAACTCAATTTCAAAAGAACAATTTCACTTCTATTCAATCTCGGACTCTAGCCTGCAAAACACTTGAATGCCTGCAAAACACTTAATGCAATGCCCTGCTGTCATCTATCTTTGAGAGAAATAGCAATTCTATTGTATAGGAGGGTCCCAccttctttttagttttttctttcttttggacgGAGTGACCCTTTAAGGCTTCTTGGGCATTAATTGCTCACTTACATGAGAAACCCATATCAGAATATAATATCTATTTTAACTTAAAAACATGTTGAGCTGGTCCCACCATTAGTagtttgaaattgaaccaatccaATGGGttccattttgaaattgaaccaataaaATTGAACCAATCTAATTCAATTGAATTAGACCAATGAACTTGAACCaatctaattaaattaaattagacCAAGGAATTGATTGCAGTCCCTTCAATATGACTCCATCACAATAcgattgccaacaatgacaacaattgATTCgatttcccaacaatctccccctttggaattgTTGGCAACGCTCTTCAGATGTCATTTTGATTcatttctctccccctttgacaacaaataCAAAGGGTGACTATGCTCCCCCTACATAGATTTTCCCTTGCATAGACTCACCTATAGGAGTGCCCACCGCATCTTCCTATCCTATAGGGATTTGATGTCTCTATGCATGCTTACTTACTCCCCCTAGACACATACCATCTATTGTGCTCGTGGAGTGACAACTCCAAGTTTGTTTCTAAGggcttcaaaattttccttgggAAGTGCTTTCGTGAAAATATCTGCCACTTGCTCAGATGTAGGAACAAAATCCAATCTCACCTCATTTGCATTGACCTTCTCCTTCAGGAAATGATATCGGatgtcaatatgctttgtccttgaaTGCTGCACTGGATTCTTTGAAATATTAATGGCACTCATATTATCACACTTAATTGACACCGGTTCACCATTGTGAATTCCAAAGTCTGTTACTTGTCTCTGCATCCAAATCACTTGTGTACAACTAGCTGCCGCAGCAATGTATTCAGCCTCTGCTGTAGATAAAGAAACAGATTCTTGTTTCTTGCTATGCCATGCCACTAGACTCTGCCCCAAaaagaatgcaccaccactagtGCTCTTCCTATCATCCACACTGcctgcccaatctgcatctgagaATGCTGTGAGTGTAAAACTTTCAATCTTAGGGTACCATAAGCCATACTCCATCGTACCTCTAAGATATCTAAAAATCCTTTTGACTGCCACTAGATGAGTTTCTTTCGGACTAGCTTGAAATCTAGCGACCAAACACACTGCTTGTAGGATATCAGGTCTTGATGCGGTCAAGTATAGCAAGCTTCCAATCATTGACCTGTAGAGAGTCTGATCTATATTAACTGACTCatcactcgaactcaacctgcAACCTACTACTACCATAGGAGTACTTACTGGTTTGCTGTCCTCCATCATAAATTTCTTCAACATCTCCTTGATGTACTTTGCTTGTGATATGAAGATACCATTCTGTTGTTGGTTCACTTGCAAACCCAAAAAGTATGATAACTCTCCTAGCATAGACATCTCGAACTCTGCCGTCATCCGCTCTGCAAACTGTCTACATACCTCATCATTTTGCcctccaaagatgatatcatctacatagaccaCCACTACCAGTTGACTTTTGTTCTCTGTCATAACATATAGGTTACTATCAACAATGCCCTTCCGAAGTCCCAACTGATATAAGTAACTGTCTAGTCTGGAGTACcaagcccttggagcttgtttcaagccGTAGAGGGCTTTCTTTAGTCTACAGACCATGTTTGGATCATCTCCAATTTGAAAACCATCTGGTTGCTCAATGTACACTTCTTCTTCAAGATTACCGTTTAAGAACGCAgacttgacatccatctgataaacCTTGAAGCCTTTATAAACAGCAAATGCTAAGAACATCCGTATAGATTCCAACCTTGCAACCGGTGCAAATGTTTCATCAAAGTCTATCCCCTCTACCTGAGCATAGCCTTTGCACACTAGTCTGGCTTTGTTTCTAACCACCTGACCATCTTCATTCAACTTATTTCTAAAAACCCACTTCGTTCCAATGATGTTTTTATTGGCTGGTCTAGGAACTAACTCCCATGTGTTGTTCTTCTCTATCTGATCCAACTCTTCATTCATTGCCTTCACCCAGGTCTCATCTCTAGTTGCTTCCCCAACAGACTTGGGTTCATTTTGAGAAAGTAATGAATATGTAGTagatttcatctttcttgtttgCATTCCTGCTTTAGGATCTCCAATGACTTGATGTGGGGGATGCACTTTTTGccacttttcaaaactaggtCCTCCATCTCTTTCTGTCACTGTGTCAGTCTCATGAACATCTGTATCCTCATC is drawn from Macadamia integrifolia cultivar HAES 741 chromosome 7, SCU_Mint_v3, whole genome shotgun sequence and contains these coding sequences:
- the LOC122084766 gene encoding AP2-like ethylene-responsive transcription factor BBM2, yielding MASMNNWLAFSLSPQELPSQSQNHAQPTISRLGFNSEDVPSDDCFDLGSDSTAPSLNIPNLRPDGPFGILEAFNRTNQQKSQDWNFKTRSELSMYMRGSTSDHKLDQEEPKLEDFLGGHSFTDHEQKLAGCNSITTSAYDTTNGDYMFSNCSLQLPSAAPNSGSSGGGGGGGGGINVTANESSSNNNYSNNSIGLSMIKTWLRNKPAPAQAPPENKNDGSSSCGGSAATAVNNGTLTSSQTLSLSMSTGSQSSSALPLLPAADHGGNVGSGGGGSGSGVDCSSSENKDKTTTTGLDSQTGAIEAVPRKSIDTFGQRTSIYRGVTRHRWTGRYEAHLWDNSCRREGQTRKGRQVYLGGYDKEEKAAKAYDLAALKYWGTTTTTNFPISNYEKELEEMKHMTRQEYVASLRRKSSGFSRGASIYRGVTRHHQHGRWQARIGRVAGNKDLYLGTFSTQEEAAEAYDIAAIKFRGLNAVTNFDMSRYDVNSILESSTLPIGGAAKRLKEAEQTETSVDGRMSTDDDNMSSHLTDGINNYHGWPTIAFPQAQPLTMYSSYGSHQRGWCKQEQDPVLNAHSYNDLHHHLQLGNTHNFFQPSVMHNLMSLDSASLEHSSGSNSVFYSGGSGGSGSGGSNGSFQGVVSGNNSGYVMPIGTVIADQSNHNQVSSFVDHEAKQFGYENVLLSADPFQGRNLYYLSQQQQQQQSAAMVKPNNGYDQGSSCNNWVPTAVQALTPRSSNLAVCPSFLSME